From a single Methylosinus sp. H3A genomic region:
- a CDS encoding efflux RND transporter permease subunit, translated as MNPSALFIRRPVATTLTMVALLLCGAIGFAFLSVSALPAFDHPVIEIRTFYPGASPEVMASAVTAPLERQLGQMPGLEQMNSTSSGGASVITLRFSLDIALDIAEQEAQAAINAAQSLLPSDLPAPPAYAKINPGDAPILTLAVTSRTLPLERVQELADARLARKISQVPGVGFVEIGGGKRPAIRIEVNPDAASAYGVDIDDLRATIGGANVDMPKGGFEGQKRAYAINANDQLKRAEDYKRIIVAFRNGAPVRLSDVATIVEGAENEYVAAWSDTTPAIILDVRRQPGANVISVVDAIQSQLSSLKASLPPGVEVAVLTDRTTSIRASVHGVEYDLLLAMALVVLVIFVFLRDGHATLIPSLSAPLSLVGAFAGMYLLGFSVNNLTLLALTVATGFVVDDSIVMIENIARHVEEGRSPFDAALIGSRQIGFTILSLTISLIAVLIPLLFMGDVIGRLFREFAVTLGLAIIVSAGVSLSLAPMLCARLLRRNAGDEANSFERRSDRKFDVVVRLYAMLLDRVLERQGTALLATGATLVVAVLLYVAIPKGFFPVQDTGVVYGVSVAPGDVSFAVMAERQQALARLILEDPDVAGLSSFVGADGVNMTLSSGRFLINLKPHERRAASAAEIARRIAARCEAVAGAALYLRPVQDLSIDAAMGRAQYRFVSESADSRSLDRYVPALIERLQRQPELENVSSASQVAGIGAYLDIDRDTAARFGVTSATIDNALYDAFGQRIVSTIFTQSNQRRVILTAAPSFARAPDALARLYLPSSIARGGQVPLSAIAHVEIGPAPLQIEHFGPFPAASISFDLRPGAALGEAVRAVHRAEKEIASTFDVRTHFQGAALAFEASLDNEPLLILAALVCVYIVLGVLYESFIHPITIISTLPSAGVGALLALMLTGHDLDVVGVIGIVLLIGIVKKNAIMMIDFALVAQRDQGLDPHAAIRQACLLRLRPILMTTLVAMFGALPLMFASGAGAELRQPLGVAIIGGLAVSQILTLFTTPVVYLTFERLASRWGGGASPRMKLAAYEVGE; from the coding sequence GTGAATCCCTCGGCGCTGTTCATCCGGCGGCCGGTCGCGACCACATTGACGATGGTCGCCCTATTGCTGTGCGGGGCGATCGGCTTCGCATTTCTTTCCGTCTCGGCGCTGCCTGCGTTCGACCATCCGGTCATCGAAATCAGAACCTTCTACCCGGGAGCCAGTCCCGAGGTGATGGCGAGCGCAGTCACCGCTCCGCTCGAGCGGCAGCTCGGTCAGATGCCCGGTCTCGAGCAGATGAACTCGACGAGCTCTGGCGGCGCGTCGGTCATCACTCTTCGCTTTTCGCTCGACATCGCGCTGGACATCGCCGAGCAGGAGGCGCAAGCGGCGATCAACGCCGCTCAGAGCCTGCTGCCGAGCGATCTGCCGGCGCCGCCGGCGTATGCGAAGATCAACCCGGGCGATGCGCCGATTCTGACTCTCGCCGTAACCTCGAGAACTTTGCCTCTCGAGCGCGTCCAGGAACTCGCCGACGCGCGTCTCGCTCGGAAGATCTCGCAAGTGCCCGGCGTCGGATTCGTCGAGATCGGCGGCGGCAAGCGCCCAGCCATCAGGATCGAGGTCAATCCCGACGCCGCTTCTGCTTACGGCGTCGACATCGACGACCTGCGCGCGACGATCGGCGGCGCCAATGTCGACATGCCGAAAGGAGGCTTCGAGGGACAAAAGCGCGCCTATGCGATCAACGCCAATGATCAGCTGAAGCGCGCGGAGGACTACAAGCGCATCATCGTCGCATTTCGCAATGGAGCGCCCGTGCGCCTCTCGGATGTCGCGACGATCGTCGAGGGCGCGGAAAACGAATATGTCGCCGCTTGGTCGGATACGACGCCCGCCATCATTCTCGACGTCCGTCGCCAACCGGGCGCCAATGTCATCTCCGTGGTGGACGCCATACAGTCCCAATTGTCGAGCTTGAAGGCGAGCCTGCCGCCCGGAGTCGAGGTCGCCGTGCTGACCGATCGAACCACATCGATCCGTGCGTCGGTCCATGGCGTCGAGTACGATCTCCTTTTGGCGATGGCGCTGGTCGTTCTCGTGATCTTCGTCTTCCTCCGGGACGGCCACGCCACCTTGATCCCGAGCCTCTCGGCGCCGCTCTCCTTGGTCGGCGCTTTCGCCGGCATGTATCTGCTCGGCTTCAGCGTCAATAATCTGACGCTGCTCGCCTTGACCGTCGCGACCGGCTTCGTGGTCGATGATTCGATCGTCATGATCGAGAATATCGCCCGCCATGTCGAAGAGGGGCGATCGCCGTTCGATGCGGCCCTCATCGGCTCGCGACAGATCGGCTTCACCATTCTCTCATTGACCATTTCATTGATCGCGGTGCTGATACCGCTCCTCTTCATGGGCGACGTGATCGGTCGATTGTTCCGAGAGTTCGCCGTCACCCTCGGTCTGGCGATTATCGTCTCGGCCGGAGTGTCGCTCAGCCTCGCGCCGATGCTCTGCGCGCGTCTCTTGCGGCGGAACGCCGGCGACGAGGCCAATTCGTTCGAACGCAGGAGCGATCGAAAGTTCGACGTCGTCGTTCGACTTTACGCCATGCTCCTCGATCGCGTGCTCGAGCGTCAGGGCACGGCGCTCCTGGCGACGGGGGCGACGCTCGTCGTCGCCGTTCTTCTCTATGTCGCCATTCCGAAAGGCTTCTTCCCGGTCCAAGACACGGGAGTCGTTTACGGCGTCTCGGTCGCGCCGGGAGACGTCTCCTTCGCGGTGATGGCCGAGCGCCAGCAGGCGCTCGCGCGGCTCATTCTCGAGGATCCTGACGTCGCCGGCCTGTCGTCCTTCGTCGGGGCCGACGGCGTGAATATGACATTGAGCTCTGGACGGTTTCTCATCAATTTGAAGCCGCATGAGCGCCGCGCGGCGAGCGCAGCCGAGATCGCGCGGCGGATTGCCGCCCGATGCGAGGCCGTCGCCGGAGCGGCGCTCTACCTGCGGCCGGTTCAGGACCTCTCCATCGACGCCGCCATGGGTCGCGCGCAATACCGCTTCGTCTCGGAGTCCGCCGATTCTCGCTCGTTGGATCGCTACGTGCCAGCGCTGATCGAGCGTTTGCAGCGCCAGCCCGAGCTCGAAAATGTGAGCAGCGCGTCGCAGGTCGCAGGAATCGGCGCCTATCTCGACATCGACCGCGACACCGCTGCGCGTTTCGGCGTCACATCGGCGACGATCGACAATGCGCTCTACGACGCGTTCGGGCAGCGGATCGTTTCGACCATCTTCACCCAGTCCAATCAGCGGCGCGTCATTTTGACGGCCGCCCCTTCGTTCGCGCGCGCGCCGGATGCGCTCGCTCGGCTTTATCTTCCTTCGTCCATCGCGCGTGGCGGTCAGGTGCCCCTGTCCGCGATCGCACATGTCGAGATCGGACCGGCGCCTTTGCAGATCGAGCATTTCGGACCGTTTCCGGCGGCTTCGATTTCCTTCGATCTGCGTCCGGGCGCAGCGCTCGGCGAAGCGGTGCGAGCCGTCCACCGAGCCGAAAAGGAGATCGCGTCGACCTTTGACGTCCGCACGCATTTTCAAGGCGCGGCGCTGGCTTTCGAGGCCTCGCTCGACAATGAGCCCTTGCTCATCCTCGCGGCGCTGGTATGCGTCTACATCGTGCTCGGGGTTCTCTACGAGAGCTTCATCCATCCGATCACGATCATTTCGACCTTGCCCTCGGCCGGCGTCGGCGCGCTGCTCGCCTTGATGCTCACAGGTCACGATCTCGACGTCGTCGGCGTCATCGGCATCGTGCTGCTGATCGGCATCGTCAAGAAAAACGCGATCATGATGATCGATTTCGCGCTCGTCGCCCAGCGCGACCAGGGCCTCGATCCGCACGCAGCGATCCGCCAAGCCTGCCTTCTGCGCTTGCGGCCGATCCTGATGACGACGCTCGTGGCGATGTTCGGCGCTCTGCCTTTGATGTTCGCCTCCGGGGCCGGGGCGGAGCTGCGACAACCGCTCGGGGTCGCCATTATCGGCGGGCTCGCCGTGAGCCAGATTCTCACGCTATTCACCACCCCGGTCGTCTATCTGACCTTCGAGCGATTGGCGAGCCGTTGGGGAGGCGGCGCCTCCCCCCGGATGAAATTGGCCGCCTATGAGGTGGGCGAATGA